DNA from Longimicrobium sp.:
TGCGCGGGAGGGGTGCGCGCGGATGATTCGGCGTCGCCTGCTCCGCGAAGCCCGGCCGGCGCGCCGCTGCCCCCGGGGCCGGCCGGCGCCGCGCTCGCCGGGCTGCTGCGGGCGATCGGCTCCGGCGACTCGGCGGCGATCGAGCGCTTCGCCGCCGAGCGCTACCACGAGCGGTACCTGGCCGGCTCGTACGGCCACCGCGGGGCGGACCCGGGCGTGAGCGCGCACCTGTGGGTCTATCCCGAGGCATCGGCGACGGTGGTGGTGCTGAGCAACTACGACACCGCGGCCAACCTGGTGGGCGACTACATCCGCGAGCTCCTCGTCCCGCGCTGACCGTCGTGGCGGACCAGGCGACGACGGCGCTACGGGAGGACGAAGTCGATCCGCACGCGGGCGGGGTCGTTCCGCTCGTGGCGCATCTCCACGGCGGGCTGGTCGACCACGACGCTGTCGCTGCCCGCGGCTCCGCGCGAGGCCACGAAGCGCACGCACCGCGTCCCGGGTCCACTCACCGAGAAGAAGCGGAGCTCGTACTCTCCGACCGCGCTCGTCACCCCGGCGTCGGCAGGCTCGCGAAATCCCTCGCCGCACTGGCTCTGGAAGACGGAAGCCTTCACCGTGGCGCCCTGGACGGGAGCGCCCGCGGCCGAGCGGACGGTCCCGAAGGCGACCGCGTGCGTCCGGGCCGGAGGGCACGCGCAGACCGGGTTGCCGCACGAGAGCTGGAGGACGACGCCGAGGGCAGCCAGCACGGGCCAGCGCCGGCGCGGGACGAAGCGCATGAAGGATCGTGGTCGAGGGGAGGGAGATCGAAGGGGTTCCGCAGCATACAATGCACGAGCGCGCCGATTCGCGACAGCGCGACTTCTCCTCGTCACGAACCTACCGCTCTGGCCCCTGACCGGCCGGCATCCTCCTCCCCGACCTGACGAGCCCCACCACGAACCCGATGAGCGCCGCGAGCGGGCCGCAGACGAACGCGGCCGTCATCGCCGCCTCCACGTCCCCGTCGTGCGTGTTGGACGAGAGGAACACTCGGCCCACCGCCCGCCACACCCGGCTCACATTGCCCGCCGGGTACACGTGGTGGAGGGTGGAGCCTGCTTCGAGCACGCCGGGCAGGACCCCCCAGCCTGCCCTGTCCGACCACGACCCTCCGATTAACGTCGATTCTTGACTTTCCCCTCGTTGCGATGCATCTCTGCGTTCCCACAGGCCTGACACGCCACAACTCGGACGGGCAGCGGCATCGAGCGGGCTTTACCATGCAATCCTCGACCTCGAAGGCGACGAGGGGGCTGGATTCATCGATCTCGACGAGGGAAACGGTTGCTCTCGGGACCTGCTCGCGGGCGTTGCCCGCAAGAGCGGATCAACTCCAACGAAATACAAGGACATCCCGGAACGATGAAGCGTGCTCCATACCAGGACGATCTCGGCAAAGTTGGGTGAACGTTCTTCGAAGACACACCTTTCATCCCAGGGGAAAGCATGAGCTACACGCGGACGAACGTCTACACGAACGGCGGCGATTTTTCGGATCCGACGCTCCTCTGGTACGCGCGCGGCGTCGCGGCGATGAAGGCGCGGAAGCTCGCCGACCCTACGAGCTGGCGCTTCTACGCCGCCATCCACGGAATCAACGAGAAGCTGTGGGAGTTGTACGGCTATCTGTCGTCCTCGGACAAGATGCCGGCGCAAGCGCTGGTCGATCTCTTCTGGGACCAGTGCCAGCACGGCACCTGGTATTTCCTTCCGTGGCACCGCGGATATCTGCTCGCGTTCGAGGCCACGGTCCGCGACGCGGTCACCAGCCTGGGCGGGCCGTCCGACTGGGCGCTTCCCTACTGGAACTGCTTCGCGCCGAACGAGTTCAAGCTGCCTCCGGCGTTCGCATCGGCCGACTGGCCGGACGGCAAGGGGAACAACCCTCTCTTCGTCGAGCAGCGCTGGGGGCCGAAGAGTGATGGCAACGTGTACGTGCCGTTGAACCGTGTGAACCTCAACGCGCTAACCGATCCGGACTTCACTGGTGTTCCGAGCGGCGGCTCTCCCGGCTTCGGCGGCGTCGACACGGGGTTCGAGCACAGGGGAAAAGTCCACGGGCTCCTCGAGGCGCAGCCGCACGACGCGGTGCATGGCCTGGTCGGCGGCAGGAATCCGAACGCTCCAACGCTTCCGGGCCTGATGTCCACTCCCCCCGCGGCCGCCCTCGACCCGATTTTCTGGCTACATCACGCGAACATCGACCGGCTGTGGGAGGTCTGGCTTCGAGAACCTGCGAGCATGGGCAACCCGGCCGAAGGGGAGTGGGTGAACGGGCCGGCCAGCATCGGCGAGCGCGCGTTCGTCATGCCGTGGCCGCCGAGCGGCAAGGAGTGGAAGTACACACCCGGCGACATGGGCGATCTCGCTCGACTGGATTACGTATACGATGATCTGTCGCCCACCGCGGTGAGCCCCGAGATCGCGGATCGGCTGGAGAAACTGCGGGTCGCGGCCGGGACCAGGGAAGGAGCTGCTGCGATGGCGAC
Protein-coding regions in this window:
- a CDS encoding tyrosinase family protein; this encodes MSYTRTNVYTNGGDFSDPTLLWYARGVAAMKARKLADPTSWRFYAAIHGINEKLWELYGYLSSSDKMPAQALVDLFWDQCQHGTWYFLPWHRGYLLAFEATVRDAVTSLGGPSDWALPYWNCFAPNEFKLPPAFASADWPDGKGNNPLFVEQRWGPKSDGNVYVPLNRVNLNALTDPDFTGVPSGGSPGFGGVDTGFEHRGKVHGLLEAQPHDAVHGLVGGRNPNAPTLPGLMSTPPAAALDPIFWLHHANIDRLWEVWLREPASMGNPAEGEWVNGPASIGERAFVMPWPPSGKEWKYTPGDMGDLARLDYVYDDLSPTAVSPEIADRLEKLRVAAGTREGAAAMATRRRNVELVGASDQPLRITGRGEVRAPVRLDEPTRRKMTANLAATAAEEGVPAAAPDRVFLNLENVRGLQDGTVLDVYVNVPEGENPENHPERLAGTIALFGARQATASDEEHAGAGLTFVLEITQIVNALHLENRLDANALDVRIVPFDDVPEEAQVSIGRVSVYRQGR